The sequence TTTACGAAAGAGAATAAAGAAACTGCCTAATTCACGCAGTGCTTGTTGGCGAAGTGCTTTTGCTAATAAGGGATCGTGTTGTTTATCTGCAATTTTTAGCAATTGTAGGACTATCTGCATATAACTTTGTGTTCGTTTTGCTTCTTTTTGTGGATTGAGTTTTCGTGTAATAGAGTCAGGATTAGCACAATAATAATAGAGAGTTTGATTATCAAATCCCATTCTTTCTGCGACAAGTGCCAGTTGGGTTGTCCACAAAATATCTTCATGATAAAGACCATCAATAAAGCGTAATTGATGTTTTTTAATTAAATCATGACGAATTAACTGTAACCAAACAAAATGTGGCCATTGATGTTGGTTTACGGCATGAATAATCCACTCACTGCCTTTTATGACTTTTTGATAAGGTTGTCGTTGATGGATTGGTCTTTGGTGCTTTTTAAGATCACTGGGATTGAATCGTTCAGCATTACCAATTAAAACATCAACGTGTTGTGTAACCGCTAATTGGTACCAATGTGAGAGCAATTCAGGCTTAATAAAATCATCACTATCAAAAAAGGCTATCCATTCCCCATTAGCATTTTGTAATCCGTAATTTCGTGCACTGGATAATCCTTTATTGGTTTGATGATAGAGTTTAAAGCGAGCATCTTTTTCACAATAAGGGGTTGCGATTTCAACACTATTATCCGTTGAACCATCATTAATAATAATGACTTCAAATTCAGTAAAAGTTTGAGTAATTAAGCTATCCAATAATCTCGTGATACGAGAGGCTTCATTAAACATCGGCACAATAACAGAGATTATCGGTGTTTTCACAATATTGAACTCATTTTGATAAGCAGTGTGACGCTATTCTACCTTTTTTTTGCCTCTTCATAAGACTCAATAGCTCTTACCCGTGCTTTAGCGTGATCCACTATTGGTAATGGATAATCGATAGAATTATGGGTTTTCGCCGCCCATTCATGAGGCGTGTGAATATATCGATTTGGCACATTGGCAAGTTCAGGAAGCCAACGTCGGATAAATTCACCATCAGGATCGAACTTACGGCCTTGGGTGGTAGGATTAAAAATGCGAAAATAAGGTACGGCATCAGTTCCTGTTGATGCAGCCCATTGCCAACCCCCGTTATTTGAGATGAAATCGCCATCAATGAGTTGTGACATAAAATAACGCTCACCCCAACGCCAATCAATTAACAAGTCTTTGATAAGAAAGCTCGCCGTGAGCATACGTAAGCGGTTATGCATCCAACCTGTTTGGTTAAGCTGTCGCATCGCAGCATCAATAATTGGGAAACCCGTTGAACCTTGCGTCCAAGCATTAAACTCATCTTGATTGTTACGCCACTTGATTTGTTCTGTCCAAAGCTGAAAGGCAATGTGTTTGCATAAATTGGGATTTGCCACAATTAAGTGTTGGTAAAATTCTCTCCAAATAAGTTCATTAAACCAAACAAATGCGCCTGATGTGTTGTTTTCTAAGAAATCAGGTTCCGTTTGATAAAGGCGATTAAAACATTGACGAATAGACAGTAATCCAATTGAAAGATAAGGGGATAATCGACTTGTGCCATCAATTGAGGGAATATCTCGCCATCTTGCATAATGTGAGACGCTTTCATAACAGAACTGTTTTAAGCGTTTAAGAGCCTCTTCTTCCGTAGAGATAACGGATGGTGATCGTGTATTTTCAAGTGAGAATAGCGGTGCTTTTAAAGGTGATACCGCTTTTTGATGCGTCCTGATCTCTGGGATAGGTAATGAAGCGTTATCTTGTGAAAGAAAGCATCGTAAAAATGCATTTCTAAAGGGAGTAAAAACCTTATACATTTCACCTTGTTGAGTGACTACATTACCCGGTGGAATAAACACATTGTCATGATAAGCATAAATGGTTGTTTTATTCTTGAGTCGCTCAATGACTTTTTTATCACGGCGTTGTTCATTAAGAGCATATTGGTGATTGAAGAAAAGCGCAGTGACTTGATGTTGTTGGCAATACTCAGCCACTTTATCGGCTGCAGTTGAATAAGTATCGCTAATCACGACTGTGAGTGGAATATTGAGTTTTGCTAGTGATGTTGAAAGATCCAGCAAAGTATTATGAATGAACGCCTGATATGATAAAGCCATATTGTGGGCTTTCCATTGTTCAGGCGTTACGGTGAAAATAGCATGCACCTGTGCGTGTTTATCTTGGCAAGCGTGAAAGAGCGCCTTGTTATCGGTTACTCTTAAATCATTACGAAACCAAACTAAATGAACAGAAGACGGGTGCATGTAACCTCTCTTAATCTAATTTAGGATGTTGATCGATCAGGGCTTGGCGTTTTTTCTGCAATGCTTCAATTTCCGCTTCGATATCTTCAACACGGTGTTCAATACTATCATAATGCTCAGATAAAATTTCTTTCGCCTCTGATCTATCTGATGCTGCTGGTGTTGCACCTCGTAAAGGTTTATTTGCGGTTTCGATCATCTTGATACCAGTTATCAAACCGACAACAGCGACAATCATCAAATAATAAGCTGGCATATATAAATTACCGGTTGCTTCAACTAACCAAGCCGCCGCTGTAGGTGTTGCCCCTGCAATTAATACGGAAATATTAAATGCGATTGCTAATGCACTATAGCGAATATGGGTTGGGAAAATAGCGGGTAAAATCGATGCCATTACCCCAGTAAAACAGTTGAGTAAAATCGCTAAGATTAATAATCCTAAGAAAATTAAGCCGATTTCATCGCTGTTAATCATCATAAACGCAGGGTAAGCAAGAACAAACAACCCAATACTACCGCCGATAACAAATGGCTTGCGACCAATTTTGTCACTCAGTAGACCAATGACTGGTTGTACAAATAGCATCCCGATCATAATCGCGATGATGATCAGTACACCGTGATCTGCCGAATAATTTAAGTTATGTGATAAATAACTCGGCATATACGTCAATAACATGTAGTAGGTCACATTAGTCGCAATCACTAAACCTACACAGACGGTTAAACTTTTCCAATATTTTGATGCAATTTCACGTAATGAAACACGCGGTGGATTTTCGATAGATTTACGATCATCGCTGTTCATTTCATCAACATGTTGTTGGAATGCAGGGGTTTCTTCTAAAGCGTGACGTAAATATAAGCCAATAAGACCTAATGGTAATGCCAAGAAGAACGGAATACGCCATCCCCACTCATGAAATGCGGTTTCTCCAAGGATAGTAGAGATAAGTACAACAACACCTGCACCCATAACGAAACCAGCAATAGAACCAAAGTCTAACCAGCTTCCCATAAATCCGCGTTTGCGGTCTGGTGAGTATTCCGCAACAAAAATTGCCGCGCCAGAATATTCACCCCCAATGGAGAAACCTTGTGCTAATTTAGCCAGTAATAATAAAACAGGAGCCCAGATCCCAATCGTTTCATAAGCAGGAATAAGACCAATGGCAAACGTACTCAGTGCCATAATAATGATGGTGACAGATAACACTTTCTGACGACCAAATTTATCCCCTAACATCCCAAATACAACACCCCCTAAAGGTCTTACAAGGAATGGAACTGAGAATGTCGCGAGTGCGGCAATCATCTGCACACCCGGCGATGCACCAGGGAAGAAGACTTGACCTAAGACATACGCAAGGAAGCCGTAGACACCAAAGTCAAACCATTCCATGGCATTACCTAACGCTGCCGCAGTAATGGCTTTCTTAAGCTTACTATCATCAATAATAGTTATATCATTGATTTGTAGAGGTTTGTTTCTTTTTTTCTTCATTTTCATATTAAGTGACCTTTATAAAGGTATTTGTGATTTTTTGTTTATCAATTAATGAAAAGAAATGAAGTGACTATTTGTTAGCGAGAAGAGTGAGTAATAAAAATTCACTAAAAAACAGCTTACTTCTACTAAATTTAAATAGTGGTATTAAGCTAATAGATAAGAGAATATTTATTTAGTATAGATGAGATTGAATAAGATATAAGAAAGTTTTCGTTGTTGTTTTGATATAACAAAACAGAGCCTCTATGTATTAAAATGTGATCAATATCATAACGTAATTCTGCTTTTGTGTAAAATCCATGGCGTTAGCGATTAGAAATTTAACTTAGGGGGGCTTTTAATTCTCATAATGAATAGTAAAGAAAAAAGCTAACTTTATACTTTAATAACATTATGTTATGTCATTTCTGTCTTTTTTTGATTCAGGCTAACGCATTTGTATGAGCATTATGCATAATATAAAGGGCGATAGTTAAATAAAAATATTAACCCTTTATTTTACTTTATTATTCTTTCGATGAGTCAAGATGAAAATGTGGATAATAGAATAGATATCGCTATTCTTATTAAGATTATATCAAAGCAGTATGACGGGGTATCACAACCGAGATATTAAAGATAATTTATTTGTGACCCATATTTAGAATAAAAATTTATAAAACTAATAATTAACCGCGCATTTGTGCAGATTAACCCAGGTACCTCTATGAACATTAATCAACTGAAAAGCTTTGTTGAAGTCGTGAAAAATAATTTCAACATTACTAATGCGGCTGAAAAACTCTACACTTCACAACCGACAATTAGTAAGCAACTAAAAATATTAGAAGATGAATTAAGTGTGTCGCTGTTTGTGCGTAAAAATAATAATTTATTAGCACTAAGCCCGATGGGTAAAGAAGTCCATAAGATTGCTTGTGATATCCTTGGGCAAGTTGACCGAATCAAAAGTATTGTGGCTGAAGAAGATCGTAATAAAAAAGTCGATTTACATATTGCGACAACACATACACAAATACGTTATTCATTGCCAAATGTGATTGATCACTTTCGTCGCTATTACCCTAATATTGCGCTACATTTTCACCAAGGTGCACCGGCTCAATTGGCGGAAATGGTTAAAAATGGTGATGTGGATTTTGCTATCGCAACAGAATCGATGCACCTTTATGAAGACCTAATTACACTGCCTTGTTACCGCTGGACTCGTAGTTTATTGGTTCCTTATGACCATCCTCTTGCTTTATTGAAGGACGAAGAGCAGGTTACCATCGAGCAAATGGCTGAGTATCCATTGATTACTTATGTTTTCGGTTTTACCAGAGGATCAAAATTAGACAAGGTATTTTATAAAAATAATCTTAAGCCGAAGGTGGCGCTAACAGCGACGGATACAGAAATTATTAAATACTATGTGAAGCGACATTTAGGCATCGGTGTTATTGCGACAGCCTCTTATGATGCGGCTGAAGATGGTGACACATTAAAATGTATTAATATCGATCATTTAGTACAACCGAGTTATACCCATATCTGTGTCAGTAAACATACTCATATGAAAGATTATATGCATGAATTTATTTCTCTCTATGCGCCACATATTGATAAAAATATTATTCAGATGCCTGAGCAGTGGGAGACCCAATGGCACAGTAAAGAGGTATATCAAGGATTACCGGATTTACGTTCAGTAAATGTGAATAATAGCGTTGCAGAATAGATGTCAGAATAAAAAAGCCCGTTTTTGCGGGGGCAATAACGGGCTTAGGGCAGAATAATAAGCGATTAGCGAGTCAGAATATTAACAAAAATCTGAGCTCCGACGAGTAAACAATCATCATCGACAAAATAAGGATTTGCGTGAAGGTAATTATTAATACCTTTTGCTTGATTACCACTTCCTAAAAAGAACATTGCACCGACTTTACCTTTTGTGGCGTTAACCATATAACTAAAGTCTTCACTGCCTGTCATTGGCTTACCATTCGATTCAATATTCTCTTCTGGTAAGAACTTACGCATTGCATCTAATAAACGCTGATGAGCAGTTGGGTGATTTACAACTGCAGGGTATCCGCTATAGCTTAATGTGGTTTTAAATCCACCCGCTGTACTACGTGCAACGATTTCATCAAAACTGGCTTTCAATACTTGGTCGGTATTTTCATCCATAGAACGGATAGTACCGCGGGCTTGTACGTGATCAGCTAATGCATTAGGGATTGTTCCCCCATTGATCATGCCACAACCAAAGACTGCTGGGCTAAATGGATCTGTCTTTTTCGCAACAACATAATCCATATAATCAATTAAGCGAGTTGCTTCACGAATGGCATCTAACCCTTTGTGTGGTGTTGAACCATGCGCAGAAACACCATAAACATCTAATGTCCATGCTGAACCATAAGATGACATCACGCCATCATTAAAGCGAACACAACCTGTTTCAATCGCAGCATCATTATGAAGAGCGTAAGTTTCGTCAACGCCTTCCATGCAACCGAGTTCAACCATTTTTTCAGCGCCAGGGACACGCATATCTTCTTCAGCCATTTGGAAAATAAAACGAACGTTCGCGCTCATCTCTTCTCTATTCTCGGCAAGATATTTAGCACTGGTTAATGCCATGGTCATATGCGTATCGTGACCACAGTTATGCGCACAACCCGGGTGTATTGAGCTATGTTCATTATTCGTCAAGTCTGGCATTTCTAATCCGTCCATATCAGCACGGATAGCAATTAATGGAAATTCAGCATTAACAATTAAGTCTGCGGTGAAACCAGTATACCCATCAAAAGTTTTAATTTGATAACCAAAACTCTCCATTAATTCACGACAGTATTGAGAAGTTTTATATTCTTCACCTGATAGCTCAGGTATTTTATGCAGGTCTTGTCGTGTTTTTTTACTAAATTCATTTAATTGAAAGAGTTTTTCACTGACATTATAAATATTATTCATTAGATAACTCCCTGGATAGTAAATCCAATTTGCGCGACGATTGATGCGCCAAAGAAACAACAAGTTGAAACAATCATGAAAATAAGAATAACTTTCCATGACATTTTCTTAAGTTCTTCTAATTGACCACCAACAGATAAACCAGCAAATGCTAATAAAGGAACACAACAAGATAAGAAAGAAACTTTACCAATAGAACTAATAAAGAAATCTCTTACCGGCGTTTCGGGTAAACAAATAAGGATCCCGATAATTGTTGCATAAGCAAATGTTGGTAAAGATGAAGGTAAATAATGTTTTGCAACGAGTGAAATAAATACCACTAATGACATAGCAATAAAGCTATCCCACATTGCATAAAGAGCGATCCCTGATGTTAACGTCTGAGTAAACATTGCCAGTAAAATAGCAACGAATACAAACTTCATATCTATAATTATATTTTTCATGCAGTTTTGCCTCTGGTGAAAATTTTATAAATTTTTTCTGAAAGAGGTAAACCTAAATAGGTTAATGACAGTGCGCCTAATGCTGAAGATAATAAGTTAGATGCAGCGGCAACACTTAATACTTGCTGTGCTAATGCTTCATCAAGACCATTAATTAATGCACCTGATGCAGCACTTAACATTGAACCAGAACCCACGCCAGAGCCTGCTGCAAGAGCCAGTGGATGTAATCCAGTTAATGGAGCAATACTACCTAATACGCTAAACCATAAAGTACCGATAACCGAACCACATAAATAAATGGCTAATACACCAATATATTCTTGAGAGCCTGTACCAAATTTACCTTGAATAACAGCAATAGAAGGTTCACGGCTAATAGATGAACAAGCACCAATTGCACGACGACCAAATCCAAATTTAATTGCTAATGGAACTGCAATTAATACTGGTAATAAGTTACCGAGTTCCTGAACAAATAAAGGAATACCGACACTTAAAATCATTTTAATATTAGGAACAATCATTCCTGCATATTGCGTACCTAAAATAAGTAGGCTGAAACCTACCATTTTACCGCAGAAGCCTTCTTCTTTTTCTGTGAATAATTTACCCCATACTTTAATTTTTTTACGGGTAAATCCAGCAGATATACACATACCAATAATGACAGCAAATAGCATTGGCAAAATAGGTATTACTGCAATGCCAATCTTAATTTCTTTTTTACCAATGACATATTGTGAAATAAAAATTAAGAAAAGGACTGCCAGAATACTAATAAAGAAAACCTTTATCGGACTTCTACTTTTGTCCATCCGTTAATCTCCGTTGAAAAATAATCAGGGTTTATTCTAGAGGACAAAAAGCAAAAGGTAGCGTGACCAATGTCATGTTTATTTCATACCTCTTTTTCATGGGGCATGAAATAAAATAATAGTAATATATTTATTAACAATTTGAGTTAAGTGAAATTATTGAGAAAAGACAGAGGGTAAGGCTGAAATGTGTCAGCTATATTGTTAAATAAAATGATAATAGAAAAAAAGCAATTAAAAATTAGTTTAATTATTAAAATAATCCTATAAGTTTATTTTGTCTAGTACTTGATAATTTTAATACAATATAAATGAGAGAGATTCTTATTTAATGCGAAATGAGTCATAAAAGCGATTAGTATATTTATCAATAGTATTATTTTTTATCGTTAATTTCCTTTATTAATTGACCTATCTACCGTGACAATCAATCAAGAGATGTTATTCTTTATATTTGAGTTAATAACACGGTATTCTCTATATGATGTGATAAAAGAGTCGGTTGTTATGTTAGGGGCAGCATGTAGAGAGATTACCCACTAAAATAAAAAGGAAAGGCGTCACATGAGTAAGCAAACAGTTGCAACGTATATTGCTAAAGTGCTCCACAATGCAGGTGTGAAACGTATTTGGGGGGTGACAGGTGATTCATTAAATGGATTAAGTGATAGCTTGCGTAAAATGGGCTCTATTGAATGGATGGGCACTCGCCATGAAGAAGTCGCCGCTTTTGCCGCTGGAGCAGAAGCCGCTATCAATGGTGAATTAGCCGTTTGTGCAGGCTCTTGTGGACCAGGTAACTTACACTTAATTAATGGGCTTTTCGATTGCCACCGTAACCATGTTCCTGTATTAGCGATTGCCGCTCATATTCCTTCGGCTGAAATTGGTAGCAATTATTTTCAAGAAACACATCCCCAAGAACTTTTTCGCGAATGTAGCCATTACTGTGAGCTCGTTTCAAATCCAGAGCAGATCCCTCAAGTGCTTGCCATTGCAATGCGAACCGCTATTTTGAAAAAGGGGGTCGCAGTCGTTGTTTTACCTGGAGATATTGCACTAAAACCTGCTCCAGAAGATGCGCATGAAAACTGGTATCCGTTGCAATATCCCCTCATCATGCCAAATCGTTTCGAAATCGAAAAATTATCTGATGCCTTGAATAATGGAAAAAATATCACTTTAATGTGCGGTGCTGGATGTGCCCAAGCTCGCGACGAAGTGATTAAACTTGCCCAAACATTAAAAGCTCCTATCGTGTTCGCATTACGTGGGAAAGAGCACATCGAATGGGAAAATCCCTACAGTGTAGGCATGACAGGGTTAATTGGATTTTCATCCGGTTATCACGCGATGGAAAATGCGGATACGTTAGTGTTATTAGGTACGCAATTCCCTTATCGTGCATTTTATCCATCAAAAGCTAATATTATTCAAATTGATATTAATCCAAGTAGTCTTGGTTCGCATTGTCATGTCGATATGGCGATGATTGGCGATGTTAAAGCCACACTAAATGCAATACAGCCCCGTTTAAAAGAGAAAACAGACACTACGCATCTTGATGCATCATTAAAACATTATGCCAAAGCACGACAAGATCTGGATGCACTTGCACAACCCAGTGAGCGTGAACTTATTCATCCACAATATTTAGCGCGTCGATTAGGTGAACTTGCAAATGATGATGCTATTTTTACCTGTGATGTAGGTACGCCAACAGTGTGGGCAGCCCGTTATGTGGGAATGAATGGAAAACGTCGTTTATTAGGATCGTTTAATCACGGCTCTATGGCAAATGCGATGGCTCAAGCTATCGGTGCTCAAGCGTTAGATAGAAAGCGTCAAGTTGTGGCTATGTGTGGTGATGGTGGATTTACTATGCTAATGGGGGATTTTATCTCATTAGCTCAAATGAATTTACCCGTCAAAGTGATTATTTTTAATAACAGTGTATTAGGCTTTGTTGCAATGGAAATGAAAGTGGGCGGTTATTTAAC comes from Proteus vulgaris and encodes:
- the poxB gene encoding ubiquinone-dependent pyruvate dehydrogenase; this encodes MSKQTVATYIAKVLHNAGVKRIWGVTGDSLNGLSDSLRKMGSIEWMGTRHEEVAAFAAGAEAAINGELAVCAGSCGPGNLHLINGLFDCHRNHVPVLAIAAHIPSAEIGSNYFQETHPQELFRECSHYCELVSNPEQIPQVLAIAMRTAILKKGVAVVVLPGDIALKPAPEDAHENWYPLQYPLIMPNRFEIEKLSDALNNGKNITLMCGAGCAQARDEVIKLAQTLKAPIVFALRGKEHIEWENPYSVGMTGLIGFSSGYHAMENADTLVLLGTQFPYRAFYPSKANIIQIDINPSSLGSHCHVDMAMIGDVKATLNAIQPRLKEKTDTTHLDASLKHYAKARQDLDALAQPSERELIHPQYLARRLGELANDDAIFTCDVGTPTVWAARYVGMNGKRRLLGSFNHGSMANAMAQAIGAQALDRKRQVVAMCGDGGFTMLMGDFISLAQMNLPVKVIIFNNSVLGFVAMEMKVGGYLTDGTDLHNPDFAAIANASGIKGIRVEKGEDLDSALKEAFEHDGPVIVDVVTAKQELSMPPEVKFEQAKGFSLYMMKAIINGRGDEVVQLAKTNWLR
- the proP gene encoding glycine betaine/L-proline transporter ProP, whose product is MKMKKKRNKPLQINDITIIDDSKLKKAITAAALGNAMEWFDFGVYGFLAYVLGQVFFPGASPGVQMIAALATFSVPFLVRPLGGVVFGMLGDKFGRQKVLSVTIIIMALSTFAIGLIPAYETIGIWAPVLLLLAKLAQGFSIGGEYSGAAIFVAEYSPDRKRGFMGSWLDFGSIAGFVMGAGVVVLISTILGETAFHEWGWRIPFFLALPLGLIGLYLRHALEETPAFQQHVDEMNSDDRKSIENPPRVSLREIASKYWKSLTVCVGLVIATNVTYYMLLTYMPSYLSHNLNYSADHGVLIIIAIMIGMLFVQPVIGLLSDKIGRKPFVIGGSIGLFVLAYPAFMMINSDEIGLIFLGLLILAILLNCFTGVMASILPAIFPTHIRYSALAIAFNISVLIAGATPTAAAWLVEATGNLYMPAYYLMIVAVVGLITGIKMIETANKPLRGATPAASDRSEAKEILSEHYDSIEHRVEDIEAEIEALQKKRQALIDQHPKLD
- a CDS encoding M20 metallopeptidase family protein; the encoded protein is MNNIYNVSEKLFQLNEFSKKTRQDLHKIPELSGEEYKTSQYCRELMESFGYQIKTFDGYTGFTADLIVNAEFPLIAIRADMDGLEMPDLTNNEHSSIHPGCAHNCGHDTHMTMALTSAKYLAENREEMSANVRFIFQMAEEDMRVPGAEKMVELGCMEGVDETYALHNDAAIETGCVRFNDGVMSSYGSAWTLDVYGVSAHGSTPHKGLDAIREATRLIDYMDYVVAKKTDPFSPAVFGCGMINGGTIPNALADHVQARGTIRSMDENTDQVLKASFDEIVARSTAGGFKTTLSYSGYPAVVNHPTAHQRLLDAMRKFLPEENIESNGKPMTGSEDFSYMVNATKGKVGAMFFLGSGNQAKGINNYLHANPYFVDDDCLLVGAQIFVNILTR
- a CDS encoding glycosyltransferase; translation: MKTPIISVIVPMFNEASRITRLLDSLITQTFTEFEVIIINDGSTDNSVEIATPYCEKDARFKLYHQTNKGLSSARNYGLQNANGEWIAFFDSDDFIKPELLSHWYQLAVTQHVDVLIGNAERFNPSDLKKHQRPIHQRQPYQKVIKGSEWIIHAVNQHQWPHFVWLQLIRHDLIKKHQLRFIDGLYHEDILWTTQLALVAERMGFDNQTLYYYCANPDSITRKLNPQKEAKRTQSYMQIVLQLLKIADKQHDPLLAKALRQQALRELGSFFILFRKHCDAKHQKLIAQQFRTHSFFSALNKGVNNWHQRWFICRVYYLLFIATLK
- a CDS encoding DUF3100 domain-containing protein, with amino-acid sequence MDKSRSPIKVFFISILAVLFLIFISQYVIGKKEIKIGIAVIPILPMLFAVIIGMCISAGFTRKKIKVWGKLFTEKEEGFCGKMVGFSLLILGTQYAGMIVPNIKMILSVGIPLFVQELGNLLPVLIAVPLAIKFGFGRRAIGACSSISREPSIAVIQGKFGTGSQEYIGVLAIYLCGSVIGTLWFSVLGSIAPLTGLHPLALAAGSGVGSGSMLSAASGALINGLDEALAQQVLSVAAASNLLSSALGALSLTYLGLPLSEKIYKIFTRGKTA
- a CDS encoding LysR substrate-binding domain-containing protein, giving the protein MNINQLKSFVEVVKNNFNITNAAEKLYTSQPTISKQLKILEDELSVSLFVRKNNNLLALSPMGKEVHKIACDILGQVDRIKSIVAEEDRNKKVDLHIATTHTQIRYSLPNVIDHFRRYYPNIALHFHQGAPAQLAEMVKNGDVDFAIATESMHLYEDLITLPCYRWTRSLLVPYDHPLALLKDEEQVTIEQMAEYPLITYVFGFTRGSKLDKVFYKNNLKPKVALTATDTEIIKYYVKRHLGIGVIATASYDAAEDGDTLKCINIDHLVQPSYTHICVSKHTHMKDYMHEFISLYAPHIDKNIIQMPEQWETQWHSKEVYQGLPDLRSVNVNNSVAE
- the phrB gene encoding deoxyribodipyrimidine photo-lyase, which gives rise to MHPSSVHLVWFRNDLRVTDNKALFHACQDKHAQVHAIFTVTPEQWKAHNMALSYQAFIHNTLLDLSTSLAKLNIPLTVVISDTYSTAADKVAEYCQQHQVTALFFNHQYALNEQRRDKKVIERLKNKTTIYAYHDNVFIPPGNVVTQQGEMYKVFTPFRNAFLRCFLSQDNASLPIPEIRTHQKAVSPLKAPLFSLENTRSPSVISTEEEALKRLKQFCYESVSHYARWRDIPSIDGTSRLSPYLSIGLLSIRQCFNRLYQTEPDFLENNTSGAFVWFNELIWREFYQHLIVANPNLCKHIAFQLWTEQIKWRNNQDEFNAWTQGSTGFPIIDAAMRQLNQTGWMHNRLRMLTASFLIKDLLIDWRWGERYFMSQLIDGDFISNNGGWQWAASTGTDAVPYFRIFNPTTQGRKFDPDGEFIRRWLPELANVPNRYIHTPHEWAAKTHNSIDYPLPIVDHAKARVRAIESYEEAKKR